The following coding sequences are from one Dehalococcoidia bacterium window:
- a CDS encoding aspartate aminotransferase family protein gives MVAQEGRLTGEEIEELKQLGEAHFWPHSRPIADMSEESGIKLATKAEGVWVEDGQGGRWLDTLSGMWLKNIGHGRKEIAEAVFEQMQDVSYSPGGTVSPATVNLAAKVASLAPDKESRVYFTSGGSEAVETAIKMAKAYHKNNGEPARWKVVSRRGSYHGATHACMALGGGGVASGQDYGPLQPGNIHISNPNSYRGPHSDLECAEELERTILHEGPGTVAAFIGEPISAANGIMLPDPGYWPRIREICDKYGVIMICDEVITGFGRTGKMFATEHWGVKPDIFTVAKALTSGYLPIGAAVASKSVGDMFLGEENTFRHLITFGGNPASCAAGLANLAIMENEGVVENSAEMGNYLYEQLQTLYEHPIVGDVRGGMGVLAAVELVKDRDTKERFPEEAQLAKKLTPIMEKNGLLGRFGDIISIAPPLTITKDEVDFVVGAVNSSLEEVRNQL, from the coding sequence GAAGGCCGAGGGAGTATGGGTCGAGGACGGTCAGGGCGGCCGCTGGCTCGATACCCTGTCTGGGATGTGGCTCAAGAACATCGGTCACGGACGCAAAGAGATCGCGGAGGCGGTCTTCGAGCAGATGCAGGACGTGAGCTACTCGCCAGGCGGAACTGTCAGCCCAGCGACCGTCAACCTGGCCGCGAAGGTCGCGAGCCTCGCGCCCGACAAGGAGTCCAGGGTCTACTTCACCAGCGGCGGGTCTGAGGCCGTTGAGACAGCCATCAAGATGGCCAAGGCGTATCACAAGAACAATGGCGAGCCTGCCCGCTGGAAGGTAGTCAGCCGTCGTGGTTCCTATCACGGAGCAACGCACGCGTGCATGGCGCTTGGCGGCGGTGGCGTGGCCAGCGGACAGGACTACGGCCCGCTACAGCCAGGCAATATCCACATCAGCAACCCTAACAGCTATCGTGGACCTCACTCCGACCTGGAGTGCGCCGAGGAGCTCGAGCGGACCATCCTGCACGAGGGCCCCGGCACGGTCGCGGCCTTCATCGGCGAGCCGATCTCGGCGGCGAACGGCATCATGCTGCCTGACCCAGGATACTGGCCCCGCATCCGCGAGATCTGTGACAAGTACGGCGTGATCATGATCTGCGACGAGGTGATTACCGGCTTCGGTCGCACCGGCAAGATGTTCGCCACTGAGCACTGGGGCGTCAAGCCGGACATCTTCACCGTTGCGAAGGCGCTCACGAGCGGCTACCTGCCGATTGGCGCGGCCGTCGCGAGCAAGAGCGTCGGCGACATGTTCCTCGGCGAAGAGAACACGTTCAGGCACCTGATCACCTTCGGCGGCAATCCTGCATCCTGCGCAGCGGGTCTCGCAAACCTGGCTATCATGGAGAACGAGGGCGTGGTCGAGAACTCGGCAGAGATGGGCAACTACCTGTACGAGCAGCTCCAGACGCTGTATGAGCACCCGATAGTAGGCGACGTACGCGGCGGCATGGGTGTGCTTGCAGCGGTCGAGCTGGTCAAGGACCGCGACACCAAGGAGCGCTTCCCAGAAGAGGCACAGCTCGCCAAGAAGCTGACGCCCATCATGGAGAAGAATGGTCTGCTTGGACGCTTCGGCGACATCATCTCGATAGCGCCGCCTCTGACGATCACGAAGGACGAGGTTGACTTCGTGGTAGGCGCAGTCAACAGCTCGCTCGAAGAGGTCCGGAACCAGCTCTAA